The segment ACCCGCAGTTAAAACGATAACATCGATGACTCTATATGTAATCTTGTTAAACTCTGTTTAAAAGTTCTATTAAACCCGCAATTTTGATTGTGTACATACTTTTAAATGTTACACATGAAATGTTATATTCAGTGTTCTATAACCCGGTCCAGATCCGCAGTTAAATCGATAACATCGATGACTCTATATATAATCCGGTTAAACtctatttaaaaattctattaAACCCTCAATTTTGTTGATTAGatgtactatatatttaataataattaagttagttataaaagaaatattaggaaatttaataaatgtaataatCCAACCTATATCATTTGCAAGTAGATAAAAAGTTATTCTGTTTTAGTAGTATTGATTTAGaacatactccctccgtttctcaATAAGTGTTATTGTAGAGAAaatttttcgttgcaaaataagtgtcgttttagtatttcaatgcagaatttattaattttattctgtattttatttttctattggttgagatgtatgggtaatgatgtttttgtatggaaaatatgcaaaatttaatgatttcttaatccgtgtgcacaactctaaaacgacacttattcagaaacagagggaatattatctttagtttctatattttattttatcatctGGTTGAGTGTTTGGGttggttttcaaaacattgagtCCAGCCCATGATTTTTGGGAATACACAATACGATTAACTTATATCACTAAGCAAACTCATGATTAATATGTAAAAGAATGGACCGGaaaccgggcttcgtagcctggtggtaatggaacctcggctgaggtgtccgccacccagcttcgaaacccggccacagcgatttaacatccttactgctggggcgctggaccccttcgggggatatttgggaaagtggctgcccagacaccagagatatcaaaaaaaaaagaatggacCGGAGTCCAAATGTTTCTGATAATTTcatagaaattaaaaaacttaattaCCCAAAATAGAAGTATAATTAAAATGAGAAATAATGTAGCAACACAACACAAATAGATCGATCAGAGACAATGAAAGGTGAAAAACCATAGCTTCTCCCTCCGGTAAGATCTATAGAGTTGCAAAACATAAAGAATATGATATGTAAAGAATTGAATCAGTACAATTTTGTAATACTAACCAATACTCGGGCCatttttcaggatattgaatcTCTAATCTTCTCACTGCGAGAAAACACGAAGACCAGCCTCTAAATCTTCCAACCTGATGGTACAAATCTCTTCAGTGTCAACACAATCAAAGCTAAGTCGGAGATCAAGATTCTCCCTTGCGTTAACCAGCAACGTGTCCACCAACCCTCCGTTCatctccttcctcttcttctcggTCGTCTCTCTCTCGATCACTGAAGCTATCTCCTGCAGGGTGCAAGACTCGTGCAGCTTGAAACCATAGAAGAGAGTGTCCTCTCCCTGGCTGTTCATCTTGATGTGAAGTATCTGCGCCAGTTCCTTTGCACTGAAGTCGCTGAAGTTGAAAAACTTTGTGACCCTTCTGCAAAACCCTTCGTTAGATGCAATCACACGCTTCATCGGCTCGCTGTATCCCGCGAATATCACCACGATCTTCCCCGTGTCCATGACCGACATTATTTCTTCCAGAGCTTCTAGACCGTAGTCCTTGTCGTCTGCCTTTTGCATTGGGATCAACCTGTATGCTTCATCCACAAAGAGGATTCCTCCCTCAGCTTCTTGGATCTGTCCAGAGAATTGAAAAGATCTTTTGAGATGACTAAACTCACAAGTGAGACTAGTTTGAACATTGTTTATTACCTTTCTCCTTGTCTTTGGCCCTGTATGACCGACAAACTCACCGACCAAGTCTGTGCGCTGAACTTCTGTTACCTTATCGGTTGGTAAGATTCCAACAGTGTGAAGCAACTTCCCGAGAACTCGAGCAACCATGGTTTTACCTGtcagaaacaaaacaaacagtTCATGCATGGGtatgttaaaaatatacaaaactcAATTCTCTCACCAGTCCCAGGGTTTCCAAGAAACGCCATATGCGGAGGCCTTCGAGTACCAATGTTCATTCCAAGGGCCCTACGCCTCTCATCTAAAAGCATTCCTTTAGCCCATTTCCTCAGCTGTGTCTTGAGCTCGTTTAGTCCAACGATATTGGACAGCTCTTCCTCGAGTAGATCCATCTTGGCTTTGGTCTTACCGCAAGCCTCTAGGGCACTTTTTTTCCTCTGCTCTTGGAGAAACCAACGCAACAGTTCACGCAACTTCTCGCTGCTCTGTCCTTGCGGTAGATGGTCCAAAGGAGTCATCCCTTcctggaaaatgaaaaaaaattaacccaCAGCTTAGAACATGATCATTCATTCCTGTCctaatggaaaaaaaaagaatttaagaGAGTCGTGTACGTTATCTTTAGCGCTGCAATCAGCGTTATTATCCAGCAATGTCTTAACAGTAGAGATGTCTTTGGAGGTAATAGAATACCAAACCGCAAGATGCAATGGTGTCATACCGTTCTgcatttaaaccaaaccaaaccaaaccaaaccaaaccaaaccaaatcagTACAAGTTagtttgtttaaaataaataaatcaaagagGAAAATACGCTGGCTTTGGCTTCGATAAAAGCACCACGCTCAAGGAGTAGCTTAGCAGCTTCATTGCAGCCGTTCTTGGCTGCCATGTGCAATGGGGTTTCACCATACTGGAAAGAACATAATATATAGATCAATACAAAATCAAACCCtctggaattaaaaaaaaaaaaaagaatcagagACTTACAGTGTTCATGGCTTCCAACTCAACTTTATCGGATCCAGGCCAATCTAAGAGATACTTAACAATATCAACATTGCCATTACCAGCAGAAACATGAAGTGGCGTGTGATACATCTGCCACACATAACAAGATCGGATTTTGAGACTAAACCAAAAAATCGGATCTTTAGATTCAGAAACACAAAATCTTACGACGGGATTGCGTTCGTTGAGGAGAGAAGGGTTGTCTTTGAGAAGCTTCTGCAACGAAATGAGATCGCCGGAGAGAGCGCAATCGTGAATTGTGGTGGGTCTTGCGGATCTCATCCGCTGTACTCCTCCGCCGACTTGTCGCTTCATTTGTTCGATCCTTGATTCCTCAAAAATTGAAtcttttatttggttttaagaGGAGAGGATCTTCCGGAGAGTGTTTCTTGCGTACAAGGAAgaaatagatttttattaaGGGAGAGGTATCTCCGCGTCTTCCTCTTCACCAActagtctttctttttttcttcttcttcttctcctttttatcattttctgatttttttaatgaCGTTTTTGCCCTCACCTCCTGGCGCTTTACTAAATACAGCTAAGCTTCTTAATCAGACTAGTGGTAATCATATGATACAATCATTTGCGTCCTAACTAGTATAGTATAACAAAAAGGATTTAAAAGTAATCTGCTTTGCTTTTTTGGGCCAATACGAATAACTCAAGCCCAATGGgtttttttgatcaaatgcAAATATGCAATACCTCATCAAATGCAAATAACTAAAGATTCCCTGATTTTTTTGTATCATGGTTAATGATCCATCGCTTACAAGTGTGAAGACACTTGTCTCGTTTATAAAGGAATCTCCTTTTAATAAAGAGTATCAAATGATGTAATAGAATCATGTTAAagaaataagaatgtaatattgAGTTCATATTGTTGGATCCATAAAGCCCATTGGCTTTATGTGTAATGTGAATAAAAATTGGCTTGGGGTAGATGTGATATAAGCCCAGAAAATAAGTCAATTATGTATATGTGAAAGTCCCACATCGGGAAATGAGGAGATGTTGAGTTGTATAAATATGTCTTCTTGACATAAAAGTTTAAACAGTTTGGAGAGAGAGGAAGACTTCCCACGCGCGCGCCGCCGTCCGTCCGGCTCGGCGCGGTCTTCGGTCTTCGGTCTTCGGTCTTCGGTCTTCGGTTTTGGTGGAGGGCCTCCGGTCCGATAAGATTATTCTTTTTGGACCAAGTTAAGCCCAACGTTTGACCcatttaattctcaaaaaacaacatgcattttattttgaaacgacaaGTAGttgtctagaaaataaaaacgacaTGCAGTTTATCCTCTCGAGATATTTAAacgagataagattgggaagaGCGAGTCTTGGGGAATAAGTTTTCGAAACTCAACTTCCCTCGATCTCCGCGAGATTTCCGTCCACGTGCAGAGACTGTTGCGGAAAGTGGCTCGCGTCCGTCTCTTTAAATAGTGGTCTCCTCCTCTCTCGTTTTTCACTAACTTTTCACATCGATATCACAGCAAAAAATCCCTTAGCGTAAGTCTTTAGTTTCGAGAGTGTTTCGTACCTTTTATAGTTCGATAGGGcgttcacgagtgaagcgtgaatcgtcGCCATGGTTTTATCCTGGGACTCTATATTTGTACAGTCCCGTCTCACTACGGAgcgaatataaagagttaaggaaagagatatcatatctcgactccatgaACGGTTTCTTATCGGGTTTCATTTCGTGTTTACTTCTGTTTCTTTCCTTAACATCGCGTTTATTTATTATGGTTATTTCAATTCGAGTTTCCGGCTTCTACACATATGTCTTATATTCAGAATGCATCAGAGTCGTGGAAAGGAAATCTGATCTACCTTAGGCTTCCACTCTAATGATTTCTCTGTTTGTCACACTGAAGTTGAATGAATGGGAATTGTTTTTACTCATTGGACCTTCGGATTGACTAGTTTACTTCATTGAACTTTCACAAGAACTATAGCTCTCATTAGCTAAAACCCTCGTTCAAAAAGTCGGCCTCGGAGCCGATTACTCGGCCGAGTACACGTGACCCGTAGGTTGAACGTGGCAAATTGGCCAAATCAGATGCTTTCTACGCTAGGCCATGTCACGAGCTCTCTCTTAATACGTAGATGTGGCTTTATTATTAATGAATTTGTTTGGTCCAACTCGTCATTTCTTTCCTATTAGCTCAATAAAGTTAAACCAAAGCTCAACTAATAGTAAATTCTCTCGTCTTTccacacacaaaacaaaatttctctTGTTTTTCTCTACTTACATTTCTCCTTTTTTCCTTCTTAAACTCTAATTGCGAAAAACAAATTCCTAAACATCATACAATTTGatactttttataaattatgaatttaaatatttatgatgtattacaaaaatatgtattatacgtatatacaaaatattatacatcaaaaataaaaaatttcctcTCCAATTTACTCATGCGTTTCTAATAAATTGTTAGGCCCATATACACTGCACAAATAACACTTAAAGAGTTTTCGAGCATGGgctaaaacatataatataatttctgaAACTACTTGTAGATATGCATACATACATACTATTAAGAGAAATTGCAGTgcatatacaaatataatctcATAATTTGCACAGATGGAATTTAGACTTTTTAGCTgatgtgtatttttttaatgGCATTACTGCCCCTATTTGATGTCTCACACACTCTATTATCTTTACATCTTTACAAACACTATGTATTTGTATATCATGCGCGAAAAATTGCCAGGAGAAGCACAGTAACCAATACATGTATTTTCTAGAAATTGAAAAATCTTTCCATTTCCTCATTTCTCATTGTTCTTTCCGTCTCAgtattttgttttctctaaTAGAACTCAAATTCTCGCCGGACCCGTTGCTACACAACCATATGAACCGAGGTTTCTTTCCTCAATTTCATGCATAACctctttatttttatctttgtCCTTCAATTCTTAGCGAAATCGTTTGTGGGGAAGAACTTTTTTTCTCAGTTTAATTCTTTATCTCACtaacatgatttttttatagttatatTTCAGAGATTCAGTACTTAACTCAGTGAGTCAAGATGGAGCCAACGAGTTACCACGATATTTTTTTGCTACCAACAACGAACTTGTCGGGCTAAGAGTGATACCATATCATAGCCATATCCTAGACATTCTGGAAGAAGATGAAATCGTGGTTACAAGGAGATTGTTCTGGTTGATCTCTCCAATGGTGACTTTATATGTTATTGCACAACAGGTCCCTGACATTCTGGTTATTGTCAATTTGATCTCAAATGTTATAGATTTACTGAAATAACCTCGTGAATCAATCCCAAATCTTTCAATTGTGCGATCCAGCTCATCTTGTATTTGCAAAACATTACATTGTTTCTTGATGGCTTTAAAATTGACCACAATATTAATCACTCAatatatcttttgttttgtgtttataGTGTTAACCGGCCATTAATTGGGATATATTACCGGCTAACTATAACAATGTCgagataattaatatatattaccaGCTAAGTATGACAAAACAATTAAGTAAAATCTTAACTTGCTAAATAAcctttttaatcatatatattatgatttgtTAATGAGTTAATTCTATGTTTAGCCGAATCTGTAATCTAATCATATATTGTGTGATTTATTAGAGAGTTAATTTTTTCGTTTATCTGAATTGATACATGATAACAACCTTAACAGATCAAATAGCCggtaaattaaatataaatcatacgCCATCTAAAATGTAGAGTATCaggataaatatatatatgttagcCGGCTAAACTAACAAATATACTGCGTGAAAAGATTTGATTCAATTACATGAAACTATATTTCCTAGTCCGCTAAACTAACTAATTTTAGCGAATGTTATCCGGCTAAACTGACAAATACGTAAACATTAATAACTCATGTTAGCTggctaatttttatattatctttgCGTGACGCTGTGAAGATTCTGGTGTCGACGAACATCTCTTGGGGATGGCGGTTCTTCGGGACATCTCCCTCTTAGACGCTGAAGATCTTCTTGACCGGtagattttagggtttgtgCACGGTAGCATTTATAACTTCCAGAGACTGTATAACCGcgaaaataaacataaatattataaaatagcCATCTAatccaaatttttattaattatttgatagttaCATGTGACTTCGATTATTCAGCTGGACACAGACTTCGAGCTTGACGTAGGGGAGTTATGTTTTCCTGATGAGGAACATGACGAAAGAGTAGATAAAATGGTCAGTCTTACCAGAGACGGTACCcgttttacaaagaaaaattttGACAGGCGGAGAGCGGATGAGAGAAGAGGCCAATGTTTCAGTCCTagcaagaaataaaagaaagaggaaaagtACTAGCCAGAAGTCCACTTATGTTGGCGCTGATTCAAAGCatgtttttcactttttttttaatgatgtaatttatgAAACCGTCGGCTAAGATTTTATTAGATATTGTTGTAATTAGCCggtaatatatactaattattcATACATTGTTATAATTAGC is part of the Raphanus sativus cultivar WK10039 chromosome 5, ASM80110v3, whole genome shotgun sequence genome and harbors:
- the LOC108863469 gene encoding uncharacterized protein LOC108863469, with amino-acid sequence MKRQVGGGVQRMRSARPTTIHDCALSGDLISLQKLLKDNPSLLNERNPVMYHTPLHVSAGNGNVDIVKYLLDWPGSDKVELEAMNTYGETPLHMAAKNGCNEAAKLLLERGAFIEAKASNGMTPLHLAVWYSITSKDISTVKTLLDNNADCSAKDNEGMTPLDHLPQGQSSEKLRELLRWFLQEQRKKSALEACGKTKAKMDLLEEELSNIVGLNELKTQLRKWAKGMLLDERRRALGMNIGTRRPPHMAFLGNPGTGKTMVARVLGKLLHTVGILPTDKVTEVQRTDLVGEFVGHTGPKTRRKIQEAEGGILFVDEAYRLIPMQKADDKDYGLEALEEIMSVMDTGKIVVIFAGYSEPMKRVIASNEGFCRRVTKFFNFSDFSAKELAQILHIKMNSQGEDTLFYGFKLHESCTLQEIASVIERETTEKKRKEMNGGLVDTLLVNARENLDLRLSFDCVDTEEICTIRLEDLEAGLRVFSQ